One Euphorbia lathyris chromosome 1, ddEupLath1.1, whole genome shotgun sequence DNA segment encodes these proteins:
- the LOC136202628 gene encoding uncharacterized protein isoform X1, whose product MENTRLGRRCQLCGDVGFKELLVTCTKCAISTEHVYCMRNNRTVVPKEWFCENCNQDKINRKENFQNTSSSAVMQGSFTKKAKVKFLPVEEVIKLSSGATPQLRSPSRTNLDYRSGTSMTPKFSPLRTKPNLRDVFPMKPPQHGRIQVRTSKEKKVTFHPAISSGYKEHNTAFNMTPKQVKTCNINSLLKEGEKCDATFISKDERICNKKTDEAANKSLFTSSRSGHHLPSVEERVSVTPIEDHLFEKVNVPISIKEMDTGIVAKKSLGSKASSSRPSRLSPPIHCSGGSHYPVIDSKKPEVEGEERPIPTTVAKQCAYRPYFPAKEEIWKGSFKFVDTVMPGEFYGGLKAQPPSRVSRKAYEFARTMPRILQVALHPRDLVWDNLFQNYLPDLHDIALYFFPCDNVERSKENYANLFQLLEAKNSVMISHMGDVKLLIFTSKQLHVDSPDVERSIRKQFLWAIFSHSKDKIPQPISPIDMEIDMEGGQPLGRIDVVVSEKRVCGKPVDNISSNALPQHISPIDMEIDMEGGQPLGRVDVVVSGKRVCGKPVDNISSNALDTTIQQLRLTSGQSQSNMLSLLNSADAGQALDLPPGFEDLARQKAPLDDKSVIKVENIDLQVVTEDENPQPEDKFKAEKLGQDEYKSPGETSWTLPPKGWIKLNVATCLKEETPLAAGGGGIIRDESGKWIRGYSVHYKTILEAEMWSIYQGLVFAWEKGFRKVVVESESPLTVEHLKKTPTTENHNSISIDSCVNIMKRDWECKVVLIHRNANLPATWLATRFDDHEKGVKFFKSPPDGLVPLLHNDSSLKQGL is encoded by the exons ATGGAGAATACTCGCttg GGGAGAAGGTGCCAGCTATGTGGTGATGTTGGCTTCAAAGAGCTGTTAGTAACTTGCACTAAATGTGCAATATCTACTGAGCATGT TTATTGCATGAGAAACAATCGCACTGTAGTCCCAAAAGAGTGGTTCTGTGAAAACTGCAACCAAGACAAAATTAATAGGAAGGAGAATTTCCAAAATACCTCTAGCAGTGCAGTGATGCAGGGGAGCTTCACCAAAAAGGCCAAAGTGAAATTTCTTCCTGTTGAAGAAGTAATTAAGCTGTCATCAGGTGCAACACCACAATTGAGAAGTCCTTCAAGGACTAACTTGGATTACAGATCTGGTACTTCTATGACTCCAAAGTTCTCCCCTTTGAGAACTAAACCAAACCTGAGAGATGTGTTTCCTATGAAGCCCCCTCAACATGGAAGAATCCAAGTCAGAACATCAAAAG AAAAAAAGGTTACTTTCCATCCCGCGATTAGTAGTGGTTACAAGGAACACAATACTGCATTTAATATGACACCCAAACAAGTAAAAACTTGCAATATCAATTCGCTTCTAAAAGAAGGCGAAAAATGTGATGCCACATTCATTAGCAAAGACGAGAGGATTTGCAATAAGAAGACAGATGAAGCTGCAAACAAATCACTTTTCACCTCTTCAAGATCTGGGCATCATCTACCTTCTGTTG AAGAAAGGGTTTCTGTAACTCCAATAGAAGATCATTTATTTGAGAAGGTGAATGTTCCCATATCCATTAAAGAAATGGATACTGGCATTGTAGCTAAAAAAAGTTTGGGAAGCAAAGCATCTTCCAGCCGGCCATCAAGACTTTCTCCCCCTATTCACTGCTCTG GTGGAAGTCATTACCCTGTTATTGATTCTAAGAAACCTGAGGTTGAAGGTGAAGAAAGACCCATACCGACTACTGTGGCCAAACAATGCGCCTATCGTCCTTATTTCCCTGCGAAAGAAGAAATTTGGAA GGGCAGCTTCAAATTTGTTGATACTGTCATGCCTGGTGAATTTTATGGTGGACTCAAGGCTCAGCCTCCAAGCAGAGTAAGCCGGAAAGCTTATGAATTTGCACGTACAATGCCTAGAATCCTTCAGGTTGCGCTGCATCCACGAGACCTTGTTTGGGACAACTTATTCCAAAATTATCTTCCAGATCTTCATGACATTGCCTTGTACTTTTTCCCTTGTGATAATGTTGAGAG ATCCAAAGAAAACTATGCTAACCTCTTCCAGCTTTTGGAAGCCAAAAATTCTGTAATGATAAGTCACATGGGTGATGTGAAGTTGCTAATATTCACTTCAAAACAGCTTCATGTGGACTCTCCAG ATGTTGAGAGGTCAATCAGAAAACAATTCTTATGGGCAATTTTTAGTCATTCAAAAGATAAAATTCCTCAACCCATTTCTCCTATTGACATGGAAATAGACATGGAAGGTGGACAGCCTCTAGGGAGAATTGACGTTGTTGTTTCAGAAAAGAGGGTTTGCGGAAAACCTGTGGACAACATTTCCTCAAATGCCCTTCCTCAACACATTTCTCCTATTGACATGGAAATAGACATGGAAGGTGGACAACCTCTAGGGAGAGTTGACGTTGTTGTTTCAGGAAAGAGGGTTTGTGGAAAACCTGTTGACAACATTTCCTCAAATGCTCTTGACACCACTATTCAACAGCTGCGTTTGACTTCTGGACAGTCTCAAAGCAACATGCTTTCCTTATTAAATTCAGCTGATGCTGGACAAGCATTGGATCTTCCTCCTGGTTTTGAAGACCTGGCAAGGCAAAAGGCTCCCCTTGATGACAAGAGTGTTATTAAAGTGGAGAACATTGATCTTCAGGTTGTGACAGAAGACGAAAACCCTCAACCGGAGGATAAATTCAAAGCAGAAAAGCTTGGTCAAGATGAATACAAGTCACCAGGTGAAACAAGCTGGACCCTTCCCCCAAAAGGTTGGATCAAATTGAATGTGGCTACGTGTTTGAAGGAGGAGACACCATTGGCAGCAGGAGGTGGTGGAATTATTCGAGACGAGTCTGGAAAATGGATTCGTGGCTACTCTGTCCACTATAAAACAATTTTGGAAGCCGAGATGTGGTCTATTTATCAGGGCTTAGTGTTTGCTTGGGAGAAAGGATTCAGGAAAGTTGTGGTGGAATCTGAGAGCCCTTTGACAGTAGAGCATCTAAAGAAAACTCCAACTACAGAGAATCATAATAGCATATCTATAGACAGTTGTGTGAATATAATGAAGCGTGACTGGGAATGCAAAGTTGTGCTTATACATAGAAATGCCAACTTACCTGCTACTTGGTTAGCAACTCGTTTCGATGATCATGAGAAGGGAGTTAAATTTTTTAAGAGCCCCCCTGATGGTTTGGTTCCTCTTTTGCATAATGATTCATCCCTCAAACAGGGTTTGTGA
- the LOC136202628 gene encoding uncharacterized protein isoform X2 encodes MENTRLGRRCQLCGDVGFKELLVTCTKCAISTEHVYCMRNNRTVVPKEWFCENCNQDKINRKENFQNTSSSAVMQGSFTKKAKVKFLPVEEVIKLSSGATPQLRSPSRTNLDYRSGTSMTPKFSPLRTKPNLRDVFPMKPPQHGRIQVRTSKEKKVTFHPAISSGYKEHNTAFNMTPKQVKTCNINSLLKEGEKCDATFISKDERICNKKTDEAANKSLFTSSRSGHHLPSVEERVSVTPIEDHLFEKVNVPISIKEMDTGIVAKKSLGSKASSSRPSRLSPPIHCSGGSHYPVIDSKKPEVEGEERPIPTTVAKQCAYRPYFPAKEEIWNFKFVDTVMPGEFYGGLKAQPPSRVSRKAYEFARTMPRILQVALHPRDLVWDNLFQNYLPDLHDIALYFFPCDNVERSKENYANLFQLLEAKNSVMISHMGDVKLLIFTSKQLHVDSPDVERSIRKQFLWAIFSHSKDKIPQPISPIDMEIDMEGGQPLGRIDVVVSEKRVCGKPVDNISSNALPQHISPIDMEIDMEGGQPLGRVDVVVSGKRVCGKPVDNISSNALDTTIQQLRLTSGQSQSNMLSLLNSADAGQALDLPPGFEDLARQKAPLDDKSVIKVENIDLQVVTEDENPQPEDKFKAEKLGQDEYKSPGETSWTLPPKGWIKLNVATCLKEETPLAAGGGGIIRDESGKWIRGYSVHYKTILEAEMWSIYQGLVFAWEKGFRKVVVESESPLTVEHLKKTPTTENHNSISIDSCVNIMKRDWECKVVLIHRNANLPATWLATRFDDHEKGVKFFKSPPDGLVPLLHNDSSLKQGL; translated from the exons ATGGAGAATACTCGCttg GGGAGAAGGTGCCAGCTATGTGGTGATGTTGGCTTCAAAGAGCTGTTAGTAACTTGCACTAAATGTGCAATATCTACTGAGCATGT TTATTGCATGAGAAACAATCGCACTGTAGTCCCAAAAGAGTGGTTCTGTGAAAACTGCAACCAAGACAAAATTAATAGGAAGGAGAATTTCCAAAATACCTCTAGCAGTGCAGTGATGCAGGGGAGCTTCACCAAAAAGGCCAAAGTGAAATTTCTTCCTGTTGAAGAAGTAATTAAGCTGTCATCAGGTGCAACACCACAATTGAGAAGTCCTTCAAGGACTAACTTGGATTACAGATCTGGTACTTCTATGACTCCAAAGTTCTCCCCTTTGAGAACTAAACCAAACCTGAGAGATGTGTTTCCTATGAAGCCCCCTCAACATGGAAGAATCCAAGTCAGAACATCAAAAG AAAAAAAGGTTACTTTCCATCCCGCGATTAGTAGTGGTTACAAGGAACACAATACTGCATTTAATATGACACCCAAACAAGTAAAAACTTGCAATATCAATTCGCTTCTAAAAGAAGGCGAAAAATGTGATGCCACATTCATTAGCAAAGACGAGAGGATTTGCAATAAGAAGACAGATGAAGCTGCAAACAAATCACTTTTCACCTCTTCAAGATCTGGGCATCATCTACCTTCTGTTG AAGAAAGGGTTTCTGTAACTCCAATAGAAGATCATTTATTTGAGAAGGTGAATGTTCCCATATCCATTAAAGAAATGGATACTGGCATTGTAGCTAAAAAAAGTTTGGGAAGCAAAGCATCTTCCAGCCGGCCATCAAGACTTTCTCCCCCTATTCACTGCTCTG GTGGAAGTCATTACCCTGTTATTGATTCTAAGAAACCTGAGGTTGAAGGTGAAGAAAGACCCATACCGACTACTGTGGCCAAACAATGCGCCTATCGTCCTTATTTCCCTGCGAAAGAAGAAATTTGGAA CTTCAAATTTGTTGATACTGTCATGCCTGGTGAATTTTATGGTGGACTCAAGGCTCAGCCTCCAAGCAGAGTAAGCCGGAAAGCTTATGAATTTGCACGTACAATGCCTAGAATCCTTCAGGTTGCGCTGCATCCACGAGACCTTGTTTGGGACAACTTATTCCAAAATTATCTTCCAGATCTTCATGACATTGCCTTGTACTTTTTCCCTTGTGATAATGTTGAGAG ATCCAAAGAAAACTATGCTAACCTCTTCCAGCTTTTGGAAGCCAAAAATTCTGTAATGATAAGTCACATGGGTGATGTGAAGTTGCTAATATTCACTTCAAAACAGCTTCATGTGGACTCTCCAG ATGTTGAGAGGTCAATCAGAAAACAATTCTTATGGGCAATTTTTAGTCATTCAAAAGATAAAATTCCTCAACCCATTTCTCCTATTGACATGGAAATAGACATGGAAGGTGGACAGCCTCTAGGGAGAATTGACGTTGTTGTTTCAGAAAAGAGGGTTTGCGGAAAACCTGTGGACAACATTTCCTCAAATGCCCTTCCTCAACACATTTCTCCTATTGACATGGAAATAGACATGGAAGGTGGACAACCTCTAGGGAGAGTTGACGTTGTTGTTTCAGGAAAGAGGGTTTGTGGAAAACCTGTTGACAACATTTCCTCAAATGCTCTTGACACCACTATTCAACAGCTGCGTTTGACTTCTGGACAGTCTCAAAGCAACATGCTTTCCTTATTAAATTCAGCTGATGCTGGACAAGCATTGGATCTTCCTCCTGGTTTTGAAGACCTGGCAAGGCAAAAGGCTCCCCTTGATGACAAGAGTGTTATTAAAGTGGAGAACATTGATCTTCAGGTTGTGACAGAAGACGAAAACCCTCAACCGGAGGATAAATTCAAAGCAGAAAAGCTTGGTCAAGATGAATACAAGTCACCAGGTGAAACAAGCTGGACCCTTCCCCCAAAAGGTTGGATCAAATTGAATGTGGCTACGTGTTTGAAGGAGGAGACACCATTGGCAGCAGGAGGTGGTGGAATTATTCGAGACGAGTCTGGAAAATGGATTCGTGGCTACTCTGTCCACTATAAAACAATTTTGGAAGCCGAGATGTGGTCTATTTATCAGGGCTTAGTGTTTGCTTGGGAGAAAGGATTCAGGAAAGTTGTGGTGGAATCTGAGAGCCCTTTGACAGTAGAGCATCTAAAGAAAACTCCAACTACAGAGAATCATAATAGCATATCTATAGACAGTTGTGTGAATATAATGAAGCGTGACTGGGAATGCAAAGTTGTGCTTATACATAGAAATGCCAACTTACCTGCTACTTGGTTAGCAACTCGTTTCGATGATCATGAGAAGGGAGTTAAATTTTTTAAGAGCCCCCCTGATGGTTTGGTTCCTCTTTTGCATAATGATTCATCCCTCAAACAGGGTTTGTGA
- the LOC136202628 gene encoding uncharacterized protein isoform X3: MRNNRTVVPKEWFCENCNQDKINRKENFQNTSSSAVMQGSFTKKAKVKFLPVEEVIKLSSGATPQLRSPSRTNLDYRSGTSMTPKFSPLRTKPNLRDVFPMKPPQHGRIQVRTSKEKKVTFHPAISSGYKEHNTAFNMTPKQVKTCNINSLLKEGEKCDATFISKDERICNKKTDEAANKSLFTSSRSGHHLPSVEERVSVTPIEDHLFEKVNVPISIKEMDTGIVAKKSLGSKASSSRPSRLSPPIHCSGGSHYPVIDSKKPEVEGEERPIPTTVAKQCAYRPYFPAKEEIWKGSFKFVDTVMPGEFYGGLKAQPPSRVSRKAYEFARTMPRILQVALHPRDLVWDNLFQNYLPDLHDIALYFFPCDNVERSKENYANLFQLLEAKNSVMISHMGDVKLLIFTSKQLHVDSPDVERSIRKQFLWAIFSHSKDKIPQPISPIDMEIDMEGGQPLGRIDVVVSEKRVCGKPVDNISSNALPQHISPIDMEIDMEGGQPLGRVDVVVSGKRVCGKPVDNISSNALDTTIQQLRLTSGQSQSNMLSLLNSADAGQALDLPPGFEDLARQKAPLDDKSVIKVENIDLQVVTEDENPQPEDKFKAEKLGQDEYKSPGETSWTLPPKGWIKLNVATCLKEETPLAAGGGGIIRDESGKWIRGYSVHYKTILEAEMWSIYQGLVFAWEKGFRKVVVESESPLTVEHLKKTPTTENHNSISIDSCVNIMKRDWECKVVLIHRNANLPATWLATRFDDHEKGVKFFKSPPDGLVPLLHNDSSLKQGL; encoded by the exons ATGAGAAACAATCGCACTGTAGTCCCAAAAGAGTGGTTCTGTGAAAACTGCAACCAAGACAAAATTAATAGGAAGGAGAATTTCCAAAATACCTCTAGCAGTGCAGTGATGCAGGGGAGCTTCACCAAAAAGGCCAAAGTGAAATTTCTTCCTGTTGAAGAAGTAATTAAGCTGTCATCAGGTGCAACACCACAATTGAGAAGTCCTTCAAGGACTAACTTGGATTACAGATCTGGTACTTCTATGACTCCAAAGTTCTCCCCTTTGAGAACTAAACCAAACCTGAGAGATGTGTTTCCTATGAAGCCCCCTCAACATGGAAGAATCCAAGTCAGAACATCAAAAG AAAAAAAGGTTACTTTCCATCCCGCGATTAGTAGTGGTTACAAGGAACACAATACTGCATTTAATATGACACCCAAACAAGTAAAAACTTGCAATATCAATTCGCTTCTAAAAGAAGGCGAAAAATGTGATGCCACATTCATTAGCAAAGACGAGAGGATTTGCAATAAGAAGACAGATGAAGCTGCAAACAAATCACTTTTCACCTCTTCAAGATCTGGGCATCATCTACCTTCTGTTG AAGAAAGGGTTTCTGTAACTCCAATAGAAGATCATTTATTTGAGAAGGTGAATGTTCCCATATCCATTAAAGAAATGGATACTGGCATTGTAGCTAAAAAAAGTTTGGGAAGCAAAGCATCTTCCAGCCGGCCATCAAGACTTTCTCCCCCTATTCACTGCTCTG GTGGAAGTCATTACCCTGTTATTGATTCTAAGAAACCTGAGGTTGAAGGTGAAGAAAGACCCATACCGACTACTGTGGCCAAACAATGCGCCTATCGTCCTTATTTCCCTGCGAAAGAAGAAATTTGGAA GGGCAGCTTCAAATTTGTTGATACTGTCATGCCTGGTGAATTTTATGGTGGACTCAAGGCTCAGCCTCCAAGCAGAGTAAGCCGGAAAGCTTATGAATTTGCACGTACAATGCCTAGAATCCTTCAGGTTGCGCTGCATCCACGAGACCTTGTTTGGGACAACTTATTCCAAAATTATCTTCCAGATCTTCATGACATTGCCTTGTACTTTTTCCCTTGTGATAATGTTGAGAG ATCCAAAGAAAACTATGCTAACCTCTTCCAGCTTTTGGAAGCCAAAAATTCTGTAATGATAAGTCACATGGGTGATGTGAAGTTGCTAATATTCACTTCAAAACAGCTTCATGTGGACTCTCCAG ATGTTGAGAGGTCAATCAGAAAACAATTCTTATGGGCAATTTTTAGTCATTCAAAAGATAAAATTCCTCAACCCATTTCTCCTATTGACATGGAAATAGACATGGAAGGTGGACAGCCTCTAGGGAGAATTGACGTTGTTGTTTCAGAAAAGAGGGTTTGCGGAAAACCTGTGGACAACATTTCCTCAAATGCCCTTCCTCAACACATTTCTCCTATTGACATGGAAATAGACATGGAAGGTGGACAACCTCTAGGGAGAGTTGACGTTGTTGTTTCAGGAAAGAGGGTTTGTGGAAAACCTGTTGACAACATTTCCTCAAATGCTCTTGACACCACTATTCAACAGCTGCGTTTGACTTCTGGACAGTCTCAAAGCAACATGCTTTCCTTATTAAATTCAGCTGATGCTGGACAAGCATTGGATCTTCCTCCTGGTTTTGAAGACCTGGCAAGGCAAAAGGCTCCCCTTGATGACAAGAGTGTTATTAAAGTGGAGAACATTGATCTTCAGGTTGTGACAGAAGACGAAAACCCTCAACCGGAGGATAAATTCAAAGCAGAAAAGCTTGGTCAAGATGAATACAAGTCACCAGGTGAAACAAGCTGGACCCTTCCCCCAAAAGGTTGGATCAAATTGAATGTGGCTACGTGTTTGAAGGAGGAGACACCATTGGCAGCAGGAGGTGGTGGAATTATTCGAGACGAGTCTGGAAAATGGATTCGTGGCTACTCTGTCCACTATAAAACAATTTTGGAAGCCGAGATGTGGTCTATTTATCAGGGCTTAGTGTTTGCTTGGGAGAAAGGATTCAGGAAAGTTGTGGTGGAATCTGAGAGCCCTTTGACAGTAGAGCATCTAAAGAAAACTCCAACTACAGAGAATCATAATAGCATATCTATAGACAGTTGTGTGAATATAATGAAGCGTGACTGGGAATGCAAAGTTGTGCTTATACATAGAAATGCCAACTTACCTGCTACTTGGTTAGCAACTCGTTTCGATGATCATGAGAAGGGAGTTAAATTTTTTAAGAGCCCCCCTGATGGTTTGGTTCCTCTTTTGCATAATGATTCATCCCTCAAACAGGGTTTGTGA